From one Lolium rigidum isolate FL_2022 chromosome 4, APGP_CSIRO_Lrig_0.1, whole genome shotgun sequence genomic stretch:
- the LOC124649600 gene encoding gibberellin 2-beta-dioxygenase 3-like → MVAITVPCTIDQIPLVKCPKAANAAVPTVDLSAPGAAAAVADACRGVGFFCATNHGVPAALAEALESRAGAFFALPHKDKLEHASVRPFGYGSKTIGPNGDVGWLEYLLLSLGSSTIQASSLPPSLRAALEEYTVAIISVLRSNGTGGLQIMLRDGRWVPVAPDPDSLFVNVGDALQVLTNGRFRSVKHRVVAPEAGKQSRLSVIYFGGPAATQRIAPLPELMRDGEQSLYREFTWGEYKKAAYKTRLGDHRLGPFELPQAVTAAVKENTSTDHNCSSKAVQPPPPPHVAQVY, encoded by the exons ATGGTGGCGATCACAGTGCCCTGCACCATCGACCAGATCCCGCTGGTCAAATGCCCCAAGGCAGCGAATGCCGCGGTGCCGACCGTAGACCTGTCGGCACCAGGCGCGGCTGCGGCCGTGGCGGACGCGTGCCGCGGCGTGGGCTTCTTCTGCGCGACCAACCACGGCGTGCCGGCGGCCCTCGCCGAGGCGCTGGAGTCCCGCGCCGGGGCCTTCTTCGCGCTGCCGCACAAGGACAAGCTAGAGCACGCGTCGGTGCGGCCCTTCGGGTACGGCAGCAAGACCATCGGCCCCAACGGCGACGTCGGATGGCTCGAGTACCTTCTGCTCTCCCTCGGCTCCAGCACAATACAGGCATCCTCGCTGCCACCGTCGCTCCGGGCGGCGCTGGAGGAGTACACGGTGGCG ATCATCTCCGTGCTGCGGTCCAACGGCACTGGTGGCCTCCAGATCATGCTCCGCGACGGCCGTTGGGTCCCCGTGGCCCCCGACCCCGATTCTCTCTTCGTCAACGTCGGCGACGCACTCCAG GTGCTGACGAACGGGCGGTTCAGGAGCGTGAAGCACCGAGTGGTGGCGCCGGAGGCCGGGAAGCAGTCTCGGCTCTCGGTGATCTACTTCGGCGGGCCGGCGGCCACGCAGCGGATCGCGCCGCTGCCGGAGCTGATGCGGGACGGGGAGCAAAGCTTGTATAGGGAGTTCACCTGGGGCGAGTACAAGAAGGCCGCCTACAAGACTCGCCTCGGTGACCACCGCCTCGGCCCATTCGAGCTGCCCCAAGCCGTCACCGCCGCGGTCAAAGAAAACACCAGCACCGATCACAACTGCAGCAGCAAGGCCGTccaaccgccaccgccgcctcacgTCGCACAAGTGTACTAG